A single genomic interval of Mucilaginibacter boryungensis harbors:
- the murI gene encoding glutamate racemase, translating into MPAKQPIGVFDSGYGGLTVFRSILNELSGYDYIYFGDNARAPYGNRSFQSIHQYTWECVQWLFKQGCPLVILACNTASAKALRTIQQRDLASVDPAKRVLGVIRPTAEVIGNYTKTGEIGVLGTKGTVQSESYLKEIEHFFPEIKVYQQACPLWVPLVENGEHNKPGADYFVQLYLDQILAQSPNIDTLLLACTHYPLMQEKIKAHLPQNINVVGQGDIIAKSLVDYLQRHPEIEQKLTKGNTQQFYTTTDDTADFDHHASSFFGEAVKSAYVSMK; encoded by the coding sequence ATGCCAGCTAAACAACCCATAGGTGTATTCGATTCCGGTTACGGCGGATTAACCGTATTCCGCTCTATTTTAAACGAATTGTCGGGGTACGATTACATTTACTTTGGCGATAACGCCCGTGCGCCCTACGGCAACCGATCGTTCCAAAGTATACATCAGTATACCTGGGAATGCGTGCAGTGGTTGTTTAAGCAAGGTTGCCCGCTGGTAATACTGGCGTGTAATACGGCATCGGCCAAGGCGTTGCGCACTATCCAACAGCGCGACCTGGCTTCGGTTGATCCTGCAAAACGGGTACTTGGTGTCATCCGTCCAACAGCTGAGGTGATAGGCAACTATACCAAAACCGGCGAGATTGGCGTATTGGGCACCAAAGGCACCGTGCAATCAGAATCGTACCTGAAGGAGATCGAACATTTTTTCCCCGAGATAAAAGTTTACCAGCAAGCTTGTCCGTTGTGGGTGCCGCTGGTGGAGAACGGCGAACATAACAAACCCGGCGCCGATTACTTTGTACAGCTTTACCTTGACCAAATACTGGCCCAGTCGCCAAATATTGATACGTTGTTGCTGGCCTGTACCCATTACCCGCTGATGCAGGAGAAAATAAAAGCCCACCTTCCCCAAAATATAAATGTAGTTGGGCAGGGCGATATTATTGCCAAAAGCCTCGTTGATTATCTGCAGCGCCATCCCGAAATAGAACAAAAACTCACCAAAGGCAATACGCAGCAATTCTACACTACTACTGATGATACCGCCGATTTTGACCACCATGCTTCATCATTTTTTGGCGAAGCGGTGAAGTCGGCATATGTTTCGATGAAATGA
- the nuoH gene encoding NADH-quinone oxidoreductase subunit NuoH encodes MTSYLIYFSIALGLFVFAALFTLFGVYAERKVSAFIQDRLGPTEVGKFGSLQTIADFLKMLQKELIIPAAADKWLFMAAPAIIFVAVYLGFAALPWGPGLAPSHLNLGLYYLLAIVSVETLGILMAGWGSNNKYSILGAMRSAAQIISYEIPAGFALISAVMIAQTLDLQVMSYQQGILSSEHSKFLGIWDVSANGGILSWNIFRAPHLIIAFVVYFIASLAESNRAPFDIPEAESELVAGFHTEFTGLRFAFVFLAEYSMMFLVSMVAVIVFLGAWNTPLPNIGPVHLANWTTGAIWGIAWVSIKTLLLVGVQMWIRWTLPRFRVDQLMNLCWKVLTPLAFACMIISGIWRIWMM; translated from the coding sequence TTGACCAGCTATCTCATATACTTTAGCATAGCCCTTGGGTTGTTTGTATTTGCAGCCCTGTTTACCTTGTTTGGCGTATATGCCGAACGCAAAGTATCTGCCTTTATACAAGACCGTTTGGGGCCAACCGAGGTAGGTAAATTCGGCTCGCTGCAAACCATTGCCGATTTTCTGAAAATGCTCCAAAAAGAGCTGATCATTCCCGCTGCTGCGGATAAATGGCTTTTTATGGCAGCCCCCGCTATTATTTTTGTAGCGGTTTATTTAGGCTTTGCGGCCTTGCCCTGGGGGCCGGGACTGGCGCCATCGCACTTAAATTTAGGATTATATTATCTGCTGGCTATCGTCTCGGTTGAAACGCTGGGCATATTAATGGCCGGTTGGGGATCGAACAATAAGTATTCTATACTGGGCGCCATGCGTTCGGCAGCGCAAATCATCTCGTACGAGATACCTGCCGGCTTCGCGCTGATATCAGCCGTAATGATAGCGCAAACGCTTGATCTTCAGGTGATGTCTTATCAGCAGGGGATACTATCTTCCGAACATAGCAAGTTCCTGGGTATCTGGGATGTATCGGCCAATGGGGGGATACTAAGCTGGAATATTTTCCGGGCACCGCATCTCATCATTGCATTTGTGGTATACTTTATTGCTTCGCTGGCCGAGAGTAACCGCGCGCCGTTTGATATCCCCGAGGCTGAATCTGAACTGGTTGCCGGTTTCCATACCGAGTTTACCGGACTGCGGTTCGCCTTTGTGTTCTTAGCCGAATACAGCATGATGTTTTTGGTGAGTATGGTTGCCGTAATTGTATTTTTGGGCGCCTGGAATACACCGCTGCCCAACATAGGCCCGGTACACCTGGCAAACTGGACAACCGGAGCAATTTGGGGCATTGCCTGGGTGAGTATCAAAACATTATTACTGGTTGGTGTGCAAATGTGGATCAGGTGGACACTGCCCCGTTTCAGGGTTGACCAATTGATGAACCTATGCTGGAAAGTACTGACCCCACTGGCTTTTGCCTGTATGATTATCTCGGGCATATGGCGGATTTGGATGATGTAA
- the nuoK gene encoding NADH-quinone oxidoreductase subunit NuoK, producing MITLTHFLIISAVLFCIGLYMVISKSNAIQVLIGIELILNAAILNLVAFGRYDKLNNNGQTFAIFAIVLAAATTAVALAIILNVYRRYKTIEPDSINQLKD from the coding sequence ATGATCACCTTAACACATTTCCTCATTATTAGCGCGGTGCTGTTTTGTATAGGCTTGTATATGGTCATCAGCAAAAGTAACGCCATACAAGTATTGATAGGTATTGAATTGATACTGAATGCCGCCATACTAAACCTGGTGGCCTTTGGCCGTTATGATAAGCTAAACAACAACGGCCAAACCTTTGCCATTTTTGCCATAGTGCTGGCCGCGGCCACAACCGCTGTAGCTTTGGCTATTATATTGAATGTTTACCGTCGCTACAAAACCATTGAACCCGATAGCATTAACCAACTAAAAGACTGA
- a CDS encoding NuoI/complex I 23 kDa subunit family protein, with amino-acid sequence MKSLNKKSVESGNIINGIKTAWKGLALTIRHLFAPNSKRQVQTVAADNYFKKLEEGTNTIQYPKQQLPVPEVGRYQLDVEIDDCIVCDLCAKICPVDCITIDSIKATELIGNTSDGSPKRLYAAKFDIDMAKCMYCGLCTIVCPTECIVMTNQYDKTVFELSDLTYEFSDMTPEEAAEKRALLEKQQAERAAAKLAAIQNKEGSV; translated from the coding sequence GTGAAATCATTAAATAAGAAATCGGTGGAATCAGGGAATATTATAAACGGTATCAAAACTGCATGGAAGGGGTTAGCGCTTACCATCAGACACCTTTTTGCGCCCAATTCAAAACGCCAGGTGCAAACCGTGGCTGCCGATAATTATTTCAAAAAACTGGAGGAAGGCACCAACACCATTCAGTATCCAAAACAGCAACTGCCTGTACCCGAGGTAGGGCGCTACCAATTGGATGTGGAAATAGACGATTGCATTGTATGCGACCTATGCGCCAAGATTTGCCCGGTTGATTGTATCACCATCGATTCGATAAAGGCTACTGAACTTATTGGCAATACATCCGACGGCAGCCCCAAGCGGCTATACGCTGCTAAGTTTGATATTGATATGGCCAAATGCATGTACTGCGGCTTGTGCACCATAGTTTGCCCTACCGAGTGCATTGTAATGACCAACCAATACGATAAAACGGTATTTGAACTAAGCGACCTGACCTACGAATTTTCGGATATGACGCCTGAGGAGGCCGCCGAAAAGCGTGCGTTGCTGGAAAAACAGCAAGCCGAGCGTGCTGCCGCTAAACTGGCGGCCATACAAAACAAGGAGGGCAGCGTATGA
- a CDS encoding isoprenyl transferase — protein sequence MGYKDRIDLSKLPQHIAIIMDGNGRWAKGKGKLRVFGHHNGVISVSDVVEGAGEIGIKYLTLYTFSAENWNRPKLEVAAIMELLVSTINKEIKKLMENNVRLNAIGDLEMLPKKCYKELMGAIEKTSKNTGLTLTLALSYGSRREIMQAAQKVAAKVLAGEIKVEDINEEVFEDNLYTANMPDPELLIRTSGEYRISNYLLWQIAYAELYFTTKLWPDFRRDDLYEAILDYQQRERRFGKTSEQVN from the coding sequence ATGGGATATAAAGATCGGATAGATTTATCAAAGTTACCTCAGCATATTGCTATTATTATGGATGGCAACGGCCGATGGGCAAAAGGTAAAGGCAAACTGCGTGTTTTTGGTCACCACAATGGGGTGATATCTGTAAGTGATGTGGTAGAAGGCGCTGGCGAAATAGGTATTAAATATCTTACCTTGTATACCTTCAGCGCCGAAAACTGGAACCGCCCTAAACTGGAGGTTGCCGCCATTATGGAACTGCTGGTAAGCACCATCAACAAAGAAATAAAAAAGCTGATGGAAAACAATGTGCGCCTGAACGCCATTGGCGACCTGGAGATGCTGCCCAAAAAATGCTATAAAGAGCTGATGGGGGCTATTGAAAAAACATCAAAAAACACAGGCTTAACGCTTACCCTTGCTTTAAGTTATGGTTCGCGCCGCGAAATTATGCAGGCTGCCCAAAAAGTAGCCGCCAAAGTATTGGCCGGCGAAATTAAAGTAGAGGATATAAATGAAGAAGTATTTGAGGATAACCTGTATACGGCCAACATGCCCGATCCTGAGTTGTTGATACGCACCAGCGGCGAATACCGTATAAGCAATTATCTGCTTTGGCAAATAGCGTATGCCGAACTTTATTTTACAACAAAACTATGGCCCGATTTCCGCAGGGACGATCTGTATGAAGCCATATTAGATTACCAGCAGCGCGAACGCCGGTTTGGCAAAACAAGCGAGCAGGTAAACTAA
- a CDS encoding NADH-quinone oxidoreductase subunit J family protein, whose protein sequence is MNLTVVLFYVMAFITIGSALYVAYSKSLVRSIFMFFITLFGLAGLYVFAMADFVAITQIVIYVGGILVLILFAFMLSGRETLDRLKDANTKFIGFKNWPSLLLAVLFFIVMVNVILKGMANGLQWVNDAALINNIVMPTDTTTSNLGVNLMTRYLLPFEAISILLMMVLVGAAHLSRKEGVE, encoded by the coding sequence ATGAATTTAACCGTCGTTCTTTTTTACGTAATGGCTTTTATTACCATAGGCTCGGCATTGTATGTGGCTTATAGTAAGAGTTTGGTACGCTCGATATTTATGTTTTTTATTACGCTGTTCGGGCTGGCCGGTTTATACGTATTCGCCATGGCCGATTTTGTGGCGATAACCCAGATAGTAATTTATGTAGGCGGCATTTTGGTGCTAATACTGTTTGCCTTTATGCTATCGGGCCGCGAAACGTTGGACAGATTGAAAGATGCCAACACCAAATTTATCGGGTTTAAAAACTGGCCCTCGCTGTTGCTGGCGGTACTGTTTTTTATAGTGATGGTTAACGTGATATTAAAAGGAATGGCCAACGGTCTGCAATGGGTAAATGATGCGGCCTTGATAAATAATATTGTAATGCCAACCGATACCACAACCAGTAACCTGGGGGTTAATTTAATGACCCGCTACCTGCTGCCGTTCGAGGCTATTTCTATTTTGTTGATGATGGTGCTGGTAGGCGCGGCCCACCTGTCGCGGAAGGAGGGTGTGGAATGA
- the bamA gene encoding outer membrane protein assembly factor BamA — protein MNKYIFAILFSVLSAAAMAQVPGQQRQTLSRPISADSLSYLNPKEYIIGGVTVAGTKYLDKDILLQISKLTKGEHITLPGDASAKVIKDLWDQGLFDDVKLNITKIDLDTIFLQIAIQERPRLSRLHLTGIRKGEIEDIQKKLNDKTGKIVNENLLNTTTAIIKKHFNEKGYLNTTVTIKQRPDPGDANSVILDVAIDKKQKVKIAHVYFEGNKAFSAAKLKGYLKDTREKKFYHVFGSKKFKQDKYEEDKQTLVDKMQNNGYRDAEVIADSVWKNDERTVNVKIKVYEGPKYYFGNIKWSGNARYPADILNRILRIKKGDVFSEEELNKRLSGGGPSGDDLSSLYLNDGYLTYNSDPVQTRIYNDTVDLDIRIYEGPQYTINRVILKGNDVTNDKVVLRELTTKPGQKFSKEAIVRSTREISQLGNFDETKIDPKPTNINQQDGTVDIVYNVVEKPSDQVELSGGFGGGQLVGTLGLTFNNFSLRNIFNLKAYKPLPKGDGQKLSIRGQANGKNYQNYSFTFSEPWLGGKKPIYFALSAYTQLSSTGQYYAKSDSRYNFLRINGIGVTLGKRLRFPDNYFQLNYSLNFDHYKLDNFTGYLFSNGTSFNIKLTQELSRNSLDAPIFPTQGSNIKFTVQATPPYSLFNSTNYAIATPEERYHFVEYHKWKFDAQWFTKLPGKLVLMTQTRFGFLGYYNKAVGQSPFERFKLGGDGMQSYQFLQGSEIIGLRGYQNFSIVPVGSNYNEDNNPGSPIYNKYTVELRQPITASQSATIFVLAFAEGGNVWNNFNQFNPFNVRRSVGVGARIFLPIFGLLGLDYGYGFDKIPGIPGANKGQFHFSISQSLTGGFN, from the coding sequence ATGAATAAATATATTTTCGCTATTCTTTTTTCAGTGCTAAGTGCCGCGGCAATGGCCCAGGTTCCCGGTCAGCAAAGGCAGACGCTTAGCAGACCTATTTCGGCAGATAGTTTAAGTTACCTTAACCCTAAAGAGTATATTATAGGTGGTGTTACTGTTGCAGGCACTAAATACCTTGATAAAGACATCTTACTGCAAATATCAAAATTAACTAAAGGCGAGCATATCACCCTTCCGGGCGATGCATCGGCCAAGGTGATAAAGGACCTTTGGGACCAGGGCCTGTTTGATGATGTGAAACTGAACATCACCAAAATAGACCTCGATACCATCTTTTTACAAATTGCCATTCAGGAACGCCCCCGATTATCAAGGTTGCACTTAACCGGCATCCGCAAAGGCGAAATTGAAGATATCCAAAAAAAGCTGAATGATAAAACCGGGAAGATAGTTAACGAAAACCTGCTTAATACTACTACAGCTATCATTAAAAAGCATTTTAACGAGAAAGGCTACCTTAATACTACAGTAACCATTAAACAACGCCCCGACCCGGGAGATGCCAATAGTGTGATACTGGATGTAGCCATAGATAAGAAACAGAAAGTTAAAATAGCCCACGTTTATTTTGAAGGCAATAAAGCTTTTAGCGCTGCTAAATTAAAAGGCTACCTGAAAGATACCCGCGAGAAGAAGTTTTACCACGTATTTGGCTCGAAGAAATTTAAACAGGATAAATACGAAGAAGATAAGCAGACCCTTGTTGATAAAATGCAAAACAACGGTTACCGCGATGCTGAAGTTATAGCCGACTCTGTTTGGAAAAATGATGAGCGTACGGTTAATGTAAAAATTAAAGTTTACGAAGGCCCTAAATACTATTTCGGTAATATTAAATGGTCTGGTAACGCCCGTTACCCGGCAGACATTTTAAACCGGATATTGCGTATTAAAAAAGGTGATGTATTTAGTGAAGAAGAGCTTAATAAGCGCCTGAGTGGTGGCGGCCCAAGCGGCGATGACCTAAGCTCGTTATACCTGAACGACGGTTACCTGACCTATAACTCAGACCCTGTTCAAACCCGTATTTATAACGATACCGTTGATTTAGACATCCGCATATACGAAGGCCCGCAATACACTATTAACCGTGTAATATTAAAAGGTAACGATGTTACCAATGATAAGGTTGTACTACGCGAGCTGACCACTAAACCAGGTCAGAAATTCTCGAAAGAGGCTATTGTGCGCAGTACCCGTGAAATTTCGCAATTGGGTAACTTTGATGAAACCAAAATAGATCCTAAGCCAACCAACATTAACCAGCAGGATGGTACCGTGGATATTGTTTACAACGTGGTTGAAAAACCATCAGACCAGGTTGAGCTTTCCGGCGGTTTTGGCGGCGGGCAACTGGTGGGTACACTGGGTTTAACGTTCAACAACTTCTCGTTACGTAATATATTTAACCTTAAAGCGTATAAGCCGCTGCCAAAAGGCGACGGCCAGAAATTAAGTATACGCGGCCAGGCTAACGGTAAAAACTACCAAAACTATTCATTTACCTTCTCTGAACCATGGTTGGGTGGTAAAAAACCAATTTACTTTGCGTTAAGCGCCTATACACAGTTAAGTTCAACCGGTCAGTATTATGCAAAAAGCGATTCGCGTTACAACTTCCTGCGTATTAATGGTATTGGTGTAACCCTGGGTAAACGCTTAAGGTTCCCCGATAATTACTTCCAGTTAAACTACTCGTTAAACTTCGACCACTATAAACTGGATAACTTTACCGGTTACCTGTTTAGTAATGGTACATCGTTCAACATTAAATTAACGCAGGAATTAAGCCGTAACTCGCTTGATGCGCCTATATTCCCAACACAGGGTTCAAATATTAAATTTACGGTGCAGGCAACACCGCCGTACTCGTTATTTAACAGTACCAATTATGCTATTGCAACGCCTGAAGAACGCTACCATTTTGTAGAATACCACAAATGGAAGTTCGATGCGCAATGGTTCACCAAACTGCCGGGCAAGCTGGTGTTAATGACCCAGACACGCTTTGGCTTCCTGGGTTACTATAATAAAGCAGTAGGCCAGTCACCGTTCGAGCGCTTTAAACTGGGTGGCGATGGTATGCAGAGCTACCAGTTTTTACAGGGTAGCGAGATCATCGGGTTACGTGGTTACCAAAACTTCTCTATCGTTCCGGTGGGGTCAAACTATAACGAAGATAACAACCCGGGCAGCCCTATATACAATAAGTATACAGTTGAATTGCGCCAGCCAATTACGGCCAGCCAATCGGCCACTATATTTGTATTGGCTTTTGCCGAGGGTGGTAACGTGTGGAACAATTTTAATCAGTTCAATCCGTTTAATGTTCGGCGCTCAGTTGGTGTGGGCGCACGCATATTTCTTCCTATATTTGGTTTGCTGGGGCTTGATTATGGTTATGGGTTTGATAAGATACCGGGCATACCGGGTGCAAACAAAGGCCAATTCCATTTTTCAATTTCCCAAAGTTTAACTGGTGGATTTAATTAA
- a CDS encoding OmpH family outer membrane protein has translation MKKIIFTLAFTFMAFAGAFAQRFGYVDSEYILKHVPDYASAQKQLSVLSEQWQKEVDSRFGEIDRLYKAYQADQVLMTADMKKRREAEIVDKEKAAKDFQRQKFGPDGELAQRSTQLVKPIQDKVAKAVQAVAETESLDMIFDKNSETIMLYANPRYDKSAAVITRLGLKPGVFAK, from the coding sequence ATGAAGAAGATAATTTTTACCCTTGCCTTTACGTTTATGGCATTTGCCGGCGCGTTTGCGCAACGGTTTGGCTATGTTGATTCGGAATATATTTTAAAACATGTACCTGATTACGCATCGGCACAAAAACAGCTGAGCGTACTCTCTGAACAATGGCAAAAAGAGGTTGACAGCAGGTTTGGCGAGATAGACCGGTTGTATAAGGCTTATCAGGCCGATCAGGTGCTGATGACCGCTGACATGAAAAAACGCCGCGAGGCAGAGATTGTGGACAAAGAAAAAGCCGCTAAGGATTTTCAGCGCCAAAAATTTGGCCCCGATGGCGAACTGGCCCAGCGCAGCACACAATTAGTTAAACCAATACAGGATAAAGTAGCAAAGGCCGTGCAGGCCGTTGCCGAAACTGAAAGCCTGGATATGATATTTGACAAGAACAGCGAAACCATTATGTTATACGCTAACCCGCGTTATGATAAAAGCGCCGCGGTTATTACCCGCCTTGGATTAAAGCCGGGTGTTTTTGCAAAGTGA
- a CDS encoding OmpH family outer membrane protein, which translates to MKKLFKSALVAACVLMTTGFAQAQKIGYLNFQNIVTGTRQFADIQKQMEAYQNQFLETIKAVQAEGQTKAADYDAKKATMTDAVRTKAESELQDLNKRLQDLNTSAQNSVQQKYNELTKPLVDKVKAAVNQVAKEKGYTYVLDSSTTDLVVAPETDDLTAAVKAKLGPDMAPATSAPAVKKP; encoded by the coding sequence ATGAAAAAATTATTCAAAAGTGCTTTAGTTGCAGCATGTGTATTAATGACGACTGGTTTTGCACAGGCACAGAAAATCGGGTATCTTAACTTCCAGAATATAGTAACTGGTACAAGACAATTTGCCGATATACAAAAACAAATGGAAGCCTACCAAAACCAGTTTTTGGAAACTATAAAAGCAGTACAAGCCGAAGGACAAACCAAAGCTGCCGATTATGACGCTAAAAAAGCAACCATGACCGATGCCGTTCGTACTAAAGCTGAAAGCGAATTGCAGGACCTGAACAAACGTTTACAGGATTTGAACACCTCTGCCCAAAACTCTGTTCAGCAAAAATACAACGAGTTAACCAAACCATTGGTTGATAAAGTTAAAGCCGCTGTTAACCAGGTAGCTAAAGAGAAAGGTTATACTTATGTATTAGATTCATCGACAACTGATTTAGTGGTTGCCCCTGAAACTGACGACCTTACTGCTGCTGTGAAAGCTAAATTAGGCCCAGATATGGCACCTGCTACTTCAGCACCTGCCGTAAAAAAACCGTAA